The segment TCGTCTTGAAAGACTTTCAGCTGACGCCTCTGCTAACATTATCATTGCTCGCACTGCATCTGGCATAGTCATGAAGGGCAATGCTGCTTCAGGAGAAACGAAGCACTCATACGATTTCCCGTCATTTGCATGATGCAGCATCTCAGCTGCGTAATCACTCGTTCCTCCCGTCGGCAACGTATCGATACTAATGAGGCCTGGATATCGAAGACTGCGAAAATCAAGGAACTGACCTGACCCTCGTTTCGTAAAATACGAACCAATCTGCTCGATAAACAACTTTTGAATACCGTAAAGAGTTTCTGGATGAAGACAGTCATTTTCCGTCAAGGGTTGTCTTAACTGATTTCTATCCGGAGAACCGTAAATTGCAATAGAGCTTGGAAAGATAAACCGCGTCGGTTCTCCCCGATGCTTTCCCTGTTCGTATGCTTGCTCAATCAAGAAACTCGTTGCATCAATGTTGACTCGTTGGGAGAGAAATGGATTTTTCTCAGCGGCAGAAGAGAGCAGTGCTGCGAAATGGAACACCACGGGAAAATCATATTCTATGAATAACTGAGAGATTCGTTTTTCATCACAGATATCACCATGAACGACGGTTACGCTGTCGGCGGGAGGTTGAAACGCTTCATTCAAATCAAGCGCAACGACCTTTGAGCCACCAGCAATCAGGTGAGCTATCAGAGCAGTTCCAAGCTCGCCCCCTGCCCCAGTAACAAGTACGGATGTCTCTTTCATAATCTGTCTCTCTTTTCCTCGATATATCCAGCGCTAAAAGATAAATCATTCAACTATAGAGTTCAATTCACGCCCCCTTCCTCTTTGCTCGCTCAAGGCCTCGTATTTCCCTCTTCGCTGGTTATCTGCTCTTTTTTCTGCCTTTAAGAGACCTTAGGAGACGCCAAGGAGCGAGTAGGAGCTCGATTGGGTATTGAACATCAATTTTTCGGTACCTCAAATCATGGTAGAATAGCTGTATTCATACTCGTTTCTCATGATTCATTAAATAGTCACCTCTATGAATAAGCGCCCTGTCCTC is part of the bacterium genome and harbors:
- a CDS encoding NAD-dependent epimerase/dehydratase family protein; translation: MKETSVLVTGAGGELGTALIAHLIAGGSKVVALDLNEAFQPPADSVTVVHGDICDEKRISQLFIEYDFPVVFHFAALLSSAAEKNPFLSQRVNIDATSFLIEQAYEQGKHRGEPTRFIFPSSIAIYGSPDRNQLRQPLTENDCLHPETLYGIQKLFIEQIGSYFTKRGSGQFLDFRSLRYPGLISIDTLPTGGTSDYAAEMLHHANDGKSYECFVSPEAALPFMTMPDAVRAMIMLAEASAESLSRRVYNVRGFSVTAEQLRDEVLHYYPNADLRYNPVEWRDDVVNSWPDDIDDSLAGCDWGWKPEHDVKRAFTDYFLPGLKREQLKVSAG